The nucleotide sequence GGTGCTCCCAACAAGCCGATCTCCGCCAGATCGCGGCTGAAGACGACGGAGGCGAAGCGCGTGGTGCGGGTGAGCGCGATGTAGAGGAGACGGAGCCCATGCGCCGACTCGGCAACGATTCCAGCGGGTTCGACGACCACGATTGCGTCGAACTCGAGCCCCTTGGATTCGGCGGCCGTCATGAGGTTGATGGACGTGCCGAGGTGCCCATCGGCCGGTGATTTGACGTTGGTGTTTGCAGCAGAGAATGCACTACGCACATCGCCGACCAGCGCCTCAGGCGCGATGACGCCGACCAGAAGGCCGCTGCTCGCATAGTCCTTCGCCTCACGAATGGCGTGGCCACTGACCTCGTCGGGATGGCAGGGCGCGACGACCGGCTCACGCGAGCTGTCGCGCACAACGATGGGCGGCCTGACCTCCGGGGCGGCAAGCTGCACCAGTGGACGGGCCAGCTCAAACACCTGGCGAGGGACTCGATAGCCGTACTCGAGGGTCTCAAGGCGCCGCTTGTTGCTCCGGGTCTTCAGAGCCGAGAAGACGTCATCCCAGGAATCGCGAGCCCACGGGCCCGTCGACTGAGCCAGGTCACCGACGATGGTGTACGAGCCGGTCGGGCACAGTCGAGCGAGGGAGCGCAGCTGCATGGCTGAGAGATCCTGTGCCTCGTCCACGACGACGTGGGCGTGGCCCGACCTACGGCCGTTGATGAGCCACTCGGCCTCATCGACCAGGGCGACGTCAGCGTGGGCCCACTCCTCCGACCCGAGGCTCGACGCAGCTTGCCGGTACAGCCGCTCGATGTCTCCCGCAGTGAAGTCATCACCCGCAGCCTCAGTCAGCCTCTGCCTCGAGCCAAGGAGTTCCTGAACGAACCGCGCCGGTGTCAAGGACGGCCAGATGCGCTCTGTCACCCTCTCGATCACGGGCTGATCTACAGCTCGCCGACCAGCCTGCTGCAGCACGAGGTCGGAGATGATCCGCTTCAGATCCGCTCTACGGGCGCTGTACGGCGCACTGCTGCCTGTGTTCCGCCACCGAGCGATCGTCCGCCGCAGGTCATCCCCTGCAATGCGGACCTGACCGTTCGGGGTCTCCACTGCAATCCGCGGCTCCTCCGGTGGCCGGACCCGATTCCACAGTGCTCGCCGGAGCAGTTCCACCATCCGCAAGTCGCCCTTGAGCCTGGTCGTCTCGAAGGGCTCCGTGCGCCCGGTGGACGCGACGGGACCGAGCCTGGTCAGGTCAGCGTGACCTACCCCACCTTCCCCTAGCGATGGAAGGACCTTGCGGATGTACTCGGTGAACGCCCTGTTCGGGCTGACCACCAGCACGCTCTCGGCCGGGAGGATGTCCCGGAAGTTGTACAGGAGCCAGGCGACACGATGCAGGGCGACCGCCGTCTTCCCCGTGCCCGGGCCTCCCTGCACTACGAGGAGGTCCTCCAGCGGACGCTTGATGATGTGGTACTGCGACTGATGAATGGTCTGGACAATGTCTCGCATCTCGTTACTGCGATCGCGTTCGAGGTCCTTCAGGAGCACATCATCAAACTCAGCGTCACCCATGCCGTCCAGGCGCTCAAGTCGGTCGGCCAGGTCCTTGAAGAGGAGATCATCGACCGACTCAATGCGGTTCTTCCTTGTTGTGTAGCTGCGCTTCCTCGTCAGCCCCTGCGGCTCGGTCGCCGTTGCCGTGTAGAAGCGCTGAGCATCCGGACTCGCCCAACTCACCACGAGGACGTCTTTCTCGGCATCCAGGATGGTTCGCCGCCCGACGTAAAGAACCTCGTCGGGGTCATCGATACGCCCGATGGCGACGGCCTCATCCGGATCGCCAAGGTCCTGCGCCAGTCTCCTGCCCTGCTTGGCCACCTCGCTCATCGCCGCCCGAGGTCCCGCCGCCGCCTCCCCGAGACGCCCGAGCCTGGCTCGGGCGACCTCCCGCGCGTCCCATGCCTGATCAAAGTGGGCCTGATCCTCGTGCTGCACATTCGTGGTCGGCGTTGACATGTGAGCACGCTATCGAACCCCACCGACAGCCTTCCGCCATCCACAAGAAGAGACGAACATGCCTCTGACAGCGCCGGGTGCTGTAGGTCTCCTGGCGGCCGCCACCTGGTCCGAGGATGCGGGATCTGTCGGGCCCACTGCATTCAGTGTGTGTCGACCGGTCTGCGCTGAGCTTCCGCGAGCGGCAAGTCGACATCGATGCGGCGACGGTCGCGGCCGACGCGTCGCAACCCCAGATCGATCACTGATCTGTCTTGGTTGACCCCTGCTCCATCGCCTTCGGCCGGACCGCAAACCACCGATCCAGCGCACGCTTACCCCTCTCCGATGAGATGGACCATTCGCGGACTCCCCGGCACGGTCGCGCGGGGCTATGATCAGGCCCATAACGCCCTTTTCTGGGTCATATTCGTCGCTTCGCACGTAGTCAGAGACATCTTGGCCCGGGCGAGCTGGGGAGAGGAATGGCGATGACACAGCTGAAACCGGAGTCACCGCAACGCTCGGCTGAAGGCGGGGAGAAAGCCTCCTGGCTCCCGCTCATTGTCGTCGTTCTGACACAGATCCAGGCATCGTTCGCCGTCAATGCTCTGACGGTTTCCATGGCCGGAATCACCACAGATCTGAACACCGCAGCCACCTCGGTCGGCACCGCCATCACGGCGGGCACGTTCGCGATGGCCGCCTTCATCCTGCTGGGCGCGAAGATCGGCGCCCGCTTCGGCACGCGCGGCGTGTTCCAGATCGCCGTCGCGATCCACGCTGCCGCCATGGCCATGGTCGCGCTCAGCGTCAACCCCGCGATGCTGTTCATCGCCCAGGCCGCGTCGGGCGCCGTGATCGCGCTGATCGCCCCCGCGCTGACCGTCTTCATCGCGACGAACTACCACGGCGAGCGACAGGCGAAGGCCATCGGCTTCCTCGCGGCCGCCATCCCGCTGGCCGGCGTGCTCGCGCTGCTGCTCGCGGGCTGGTTCGCCGGCACCATCGGCTGGCGCTGGTCGTTCGCGCTGATGGTCGCGCTCGGCGTCGTGAACCTGCTGCTCAGCTTCCGGATCAAGAAGGTCCCCGCGCAGTCCGACCTCAAGATCGACTGGACCGGCGCGTTCATCGCGGCCGGGGCCGTCATCCTGCTCAGCTTCGGGTTCTCGGGCCTCAGCTCGTGGGGCGTGTGGGACGCGACCGACCAGGCGCCCTTCGCCATCCTCGGCATCTCGCCCGCACCCCTGCTGATCGTTCTCGGCCTCGTGCTCGGCCAGGTCTTCTTCCTCTGGGTCTCGAAGCGCCAGCGCGAGCAGAAGCACCGGATCTTCGACCTGCGCGTCCTCGCCACGTCCAGCGAGCTGGCGGTCACGGCGTG is from Tessaracoccus palaemonis and encodes:
- a CDS encoding HelD family protein; amino-acid sequence: MSTPTTNVQHEDQAHFDQAWDAREVARARLGRLGEAAAGPRAAMSEVAKQGRRLAQDLGDPDEAVAIGRIDDPDEVLYVGRRTILDAEKDVLVVSWASPDAQRFYTATATEPQGLTRKRSYTTRKNRIESVDDLLFKDLADRLERLDGMGDAEFDDVLLKDLERDRSNEMRDIVQTIHQSQYHIIKRPLEDLLVVQGGPGTGKTAVALHRVAWLLYNFRDILPAESVLVVSPNRAFTEYIRKVLPSLGEGGVGHADLTRLGPVASTGRTEPFETTRLKGDLRMVELLRRALWNRVRPPEEPRIAVETPNGQVRIAGDDLRRTIARWRNTGSSAPYSARRADLKRIISDLVLQQAGRRAVDQPVIERVTERIWPSLTPARFVQELLGSRQRLTEAAGDDFTAGDIERLYRQAASSLGSEEWAHADVALVDEAEWLINGRRSGHAHVVVDEAQDLSAMQLRSLARLCPTGSYTIVGDLAQSTGPWARDSWDDVFSALKTRSNKRRLETLEYGYRVPRQVFELARPLVQLAAPEVRPPIVVRDSSREPVVAPCHPDEVSGHAIREAKDYASSGLLVGVIAPEALVGDVRSAFSAANTNVKSPADGHLGTSINLMTAAESKGLEFDAIVVVEPAGIVAESAHGLRLLYIALTRTTRFASVVFSRDLAEIGLLGAPVAGDGLSVDPTPSLSTGTVAQPMRADVLTTPATKAQGGSARGKRNARAERIVADTVADIAADIEATLAPALYAPLIEALADLLGVDCLVDD
- a CDS encoding MFS transporter, giving the protein MTQLKPESPQRSAEGGEKASWLPLIVVVLTQIQASFAVNALTVSMAGITTDLNTAATSVGTAITAGTFAMAAFILLGAKIGARFGTRGVFQIAVAIHAAAMAMVALSVNPAMLFIAQAASGAVIALIAPALTVFIATNYHGERQAKAIGFLAAAIPLAGVLALLLAGWFAGTIGWRWSFALMVALGVVNLLLSFRIKKVPAQSDLKIDWTGAFIAAGAVILLSFGFSGLSSWGVWDATDQAPFAILGISPAPLLIVLGLVLGQVFFLWVSKRQREQKHRIFDLRVLATSSELAVTACMSIMLFVGTAANFLIPLYMQVVQGLTGMQTSFSIIPYTISIFLASTFVAYLYKKFPPRVLAAAGFVVVAFALTLIAFTIRGEWGQAFIVIGLVLLGLGQGSIVALVFNTLLSAAPKQLAGDVGAWRGLVHNLSGSVGIAVASAFAVGLLASTLAASAVEHPEISDQLISEVRISEADFLTNPQLEAVLESTSASESEVAAAIAINEDARLRSLQISLLGLAMLALLAIVPATRMPGRIDGELPEQLEPDNNDDIDDTVPLNPAAVTEEELA